Within Candidatus Francisella endociliophora, the genomic segment GAGAATGATTTGGCTTCTATTCAAGAGTTTACTAGTTTAAATATGCAGTCTTTACAAATATCTACAATGTCATATAGAGATTTTATTCGACAATTAGCTATAGCGATTAATGTAAATATCAAAACATTACATTATGTATTTGCAGAATTAAAAGATAGCATTGATATTACAAAGTTTATGAATAATCAAACTATTAGATTAATAAAAAGTGGGTTTAGCAAGTACATGTTAGATAATGCTATTGATAAGTATGAAATTGGATATAATAAAGTATCAAACACGATTCATCCTACTAAATTCACAGATGATAAGGGATCATGTTTAAGTGAAATATCTGCTATGGATTTAGGGGTTGTTTCTAGTAATGATAAAACAGCAGATGAATATTTATTCAATGAGATGTTTTATGATTCTGAACTAGAAAAACAAAATATAATGACGAACATTGATGAAGTAATTGTATTTACTAAAATTCCAAAGAACTCAATCAAAATTCCAGTAGCTGGAGGAGATACATATTCGCCTGATTTCGCATACATTTTTAAAGATAAATACGGTGAGAAAAGTCTAAGTTTAATTGTTGAAACAAAGAACAAGGCAAAAAGAACATTGTTTAAAGATGAGGAGCAAAAAATTAGACATGCGCAGCAATTATTTTCAAATAGTGAAATAAATGTAGAGTTTAAAACTCAATTTGATGGCGATAAGATTAGTGATATCTTGAGAAGCTATTTGGGAAATTAATAAGAGCATAAGTAAAAAATCATAAAATATCTGAGTTTGTGTGAGAAATAATACGTTGGGATTATACAAAAATATTTATATAAGTTTTGAAATAGCTATAGCTGCTTGTTTATGTTTCTTGCTTGGATTTTATGTGTCAGGATGGATACATAAAGGTCAATCTATCATAGGTGGATTTTGGTGCTTGATTACGGTTTCAACAATATTACAATTAAGTGTTAAAGATTCTTATTTAGCTGCTTTTCAAATATTAGTTGGTTCTGTAGTTGGAGGTGTTACAGCATTTATTTTTACGCTTACCTTTGGTTATCATTATTTAGTTATGATTTTTGCTGTGGCTATTAGTGTATTTATTACTGCAAGCATTGGTCTTGAGAATGCTGTGAAAATGAGTAGTGCTAATGCGGGTGTGATAGTAGCCTTAGGTTTATATCAACCAACTTATTCACCTTTTGTAAATACAGGTTTACGTTTGATAGAGACATTTAGTGGTACTGCGATAGCTTTATTTTTTATATTCATAAGTAGGATTTTTAAGGTAAGAACTGACGAATGAAAAATCTAGATGCAAAAACAATATCTTTACAAGGTCGACATATAATTGAGGCTAGTGCAGGTACTGGTAAGACTTATAATATTACAGAGTTGTATATTCGACTTTTATTAGAGAAAAAATTATTACCAAGTAATATTCTTGTAATGACATTCACCAAAGATGCGACCCAAGAGATTATAGGTAGAGTAGAGGCAAAAATTCGTGATGTATTAAATAGTTATACCGAAGAAAAAAAAGAGTCTAATAAAGAAAATTACAAACATCTAAAAAGAGCGCTACTTGAAATAGATGAAGCAGCTATTTTTACTATACATGGCTTCTGTAAAAAAGTTTTGAGTGAGCAAGCTTTTGCTTCAGGTATGGAGATGGATGTCTCTATGGAAGTTGATACTTCTGATATTTTACAAAAGGTTGTAGAGGATTTTTTCAGGAAGAATATTAATAAAAGTGAAACTAATTTTGAATATTTAAAAGCATATAGTCTACATACACCAGAGAAGTTTTTGGATAAGTTAAGGAATGTTGTTAGAGCTAATTATGAGATATTGGCAGATACTTTTGAGCAAGAAATAGAAAAATTAGCGAAAGAAAAACAGCAGGTTTTTGTAAATTTAGAAGTGAATAAATCTTTTATATTTGATAATTTGATATTAGCAAAAGACAAGAAGAAAGCATCTATAGACAAAGAGCAAGCAAGAATTATAGAGTGGCAAGTTATAGAAAGTTGGTTTAACGACAGTCAATTTAGCTTAATACCTAAAGAGGTCTCTGCTTTTATTAATGGTAATCGATATCGTGGTAGAGAGGACATTGCTGAGGTATTTGAAGAGATTAAAGATTTAAAAGATAAGTATTTAAAAATCAAAGATTTAGATGAGTATAAGAAACAGTTTGATGCAGCCCAATTCATCAAACAATCTTGTTTAAAAATCAGTGAAGATTTTACAAAAGCTAAAGAGCAAAAAGGAGTATTAGATTTTGATGATCTGATTTCTAAACTATGCCAAAGTGTCAAAAAATCTCCAGATTTAGTTAAAACCTTGCAACAGCAATATCCCGTTGCTCTGATTGATGAGTTTCAAGATACGGATGCACAGCAGTATGAGATATTAGATACAGTATATCCTATGAATAGAGATGATTTGTTATTATTAATGATAGGTGATCCGAAGCAAGCAATCTATGGTTTTAGAGGTGGAGATATCTTTACATATCTAAAAGCTAAAGCTAGTTGTCCAAATGATAATCAATGGAGCATGGATACTAACTGGCGCTCAACTAGTCAGATGATAAAAGCCTACAATCGTCTTTTTTATAAAGAGGATTATAACCCAGGAGCTGAAACAAAAGTTGGTGATAATATTTTTAGTGAGGGTATTGGCTATCAAATTGTTAAAGCATCTCCAAAAGCAGATGAAAAAATAAAAGATTTTGGTGATAATCTCAAGCCTATCAATTATTTCTATTATGCTGTTAAGGAAGAGGATAAAAAAGGTGATATTGATACTCAACTATCAACTTGGACTGCAAATGAGATTAGCAGACTTCTAAATTCAGGAAAAGTTGCCGAGAATGATATAGCAATATTAGTTGAGAATCGTACACAGGCAACTTCTGTTCAGCAAGCCTTGGCAAAAAATAATCTTAGTTCAGTATATCTAAGTCAACGAGATAATGTCTATCATAGTCAAGAGGCTAGCGAGATTTTGACAGTCATGGAAGGTATAAATGAACTTGAGAATAAATCATTACTTAAAAGAGCTTTATCAACTAGCTTACTTGGTGGCACAGCTGAGAAGTTTATTGAGTATACAGATGAGAATGACATCTCAGCATGGGACAATGAGATAGAAAAGGCAAAATCATTACGAAAACAATGGCAAAAGTATGGTTTTATGTCTTTTATAATGGCTGTTTTGCATGATAGGTTCACTCAAAGAGGAGAATCAAAAGAGAGAACGATTACTAATATCTTGCATTTAGCAGAGCTTATAAAGGTAGCAGAGAATAAATATAAACATCCAAACCAGCTTATCAAATGGTATCGCCAGCAAATCAAAGTTGCCGCAACAGCAGAGGGTGAGCTTAGGCTAGAAAGCGATGATAACCTTATCAAAATTATCACAATTCATGGCTCAAAAGGACTTGAGTATCCAGTAGTTTTTGTTCCCTTTGCAAGCTCATTTAATAGTAAAAAAATACAAACACAAAAAATTAATAAGTACTACGATAGTAAACTAGGTCAAATAGTTTATAAGATAGGAGAATGTGATATAGCAAAAAACTTAATTGAAAAAGAAACTGTTGAAGAATTAATGAGATTGCTTTATGTAGCAGTTACTAGAGCCGAGCATAGATGTTATATAGGGGGTTCTAAATATAAAGGGTGTGAGAATTCTCCATTAGCTCAATTTTTGAAATATAAAAAAGACGATGATTGGCTAGATAAAGTTCAAAAAATTACAGCGAATCCTGTTAATCAGAGTATGTTTATAGATATTAGCAGTTGTCATAAACCAAGCAAGCAAAGGTCACTGAGTACTTCGACTCCGCTCAGCAACCACGTAGTTGAAGTGCCGTGCTACGACGAGTTAAAATCAAAAAACATAACCCTAAAAAACGACAATTGGGAAATGCTATCTTTTTCAAAAATCTCAAAATCTAAATCTCAAAATATAGCTTTAGAAAAAGAAAATGATGAGTCGGAAGACGAGAATGTGCAAGAATTAAAGCAGAGTTTAGAGTATAGGTTTACAGCACCAAAAGGAGCAGATTTAGGTAATATCTTGCATAATGCTCTAGAGCATACAGATTTTAGTACAGGTCCGATTGAAGAAACTCTTTTGCAAGAGCAAATAGATAGATATAAAGTAGTTGCTGCAGAAGATTTTGAGAATATCAAAAGGTGGTTAGAAGAGTGCTTAGAAGCCCCAATCAAAAAAATATCACAGAGTAGAACTGAAAAATGTCCACAAACAGACTTGTTTTTAGATAACGGTAGTTTAGATAATAGTTTCTGTCTAAAAGATATTCCAAATACAAAAACATTAAAGGAAGCAGAGTTTTATTTTCCTATCACAAATAAGAAACTTTTTAAGACGAATATCATTAGTTTTTTAGAAAATTATCGTAATTTGCCAGTTAATTATAGTGAGTTTGATAATCAGAAAGTTTTTGGTATGCTTCATGGCTTTATAGATTTAATCTTTGAGTATGATGGTAAATACTATGTAGCTGATTACAAATCAAACTATCTTGGTGATAAATTAGAAAACTATAATCAACAATCAATGCAAGAGAAGAATCGAAGTAGCTTTTATGATTTGCAGTATCTTATTTATAGTGTTGCTCTAGATAAGTACCTTCAGCAAAATATAGCAGATTATGACTTTGAACAACACTTTGGAGGAGTCTATTATTTCTATCTTCGAGGTATGAAAAATGGTTTT encodes:
- a CDS encoding FUSC family protein gives rise to the protein MRNNTLGLYKNIYISFEIAIAACLCFLLGFYVSGWIHKGQSIIGGFWCLITVSTILQLSVKDSYLAAFQILVGSVVGGVTAFIFTLTFGYHYLVMIFAVAISVFITASIGLENAVKMSSANAGVIVALGLYQPTYSPFVNTGLRLIETFSGTAIALFFIFISRIFKVRTDE
- the recB gene encoding exodeoxyribonuclease V subunit beta codes for the protein MKNLDAKTISLQGRHIIEASAGTGKTYNITELYIRLLLEKKLLPSNILVMTFTKDATQEIIGRVEAKIRDVLNSYTEEKKESNKENYKHLKRALLEIDEAAIFTIHGFCKKVLSEQAFASGMEMDVSMEVDTSDILQKVVEDFFRKNINKSETNFEYLKAYSLHTPEKFLDKLRNVVRANYEILADTFEQEIEKLAKEKQQVFVNLEVNKSFIFDNLILAKDKKKASIDKEQARIIEWQVIESWFNDSQFSLIPKEVSAFINGNRYRGREDIAEVFEEIKDLKDKYLKIKDLDEYKKQFDAAQFIKQSCLKISEDFTKAKEQKGVLDFDDLISKLCQSVKKSPDLVKTLQQQYPVALIDEFQDTDAQQYEILDTVYPMNRDDLLLLMIGDPKQAIYGFRGGDIFTYLKAKASCPNDNQWSMDTNWRSTSQMIKAYNRLFYKEDYNPGAETKVGDNIFSEGIGYQIVKASPKADEKIKDFGDNLKPINYFYYAVKEEDKKGDIDTQLSTWTANEISRLLNSGKVAENDIAILVENRTQATSVQQALAKNNLSSVYLSQRDNVYHSQEASEILTVMEGINELENKSLLKRALSTSLLGGTAEKFIEYTDENDISAWDNEIEKAKSLRKQWQKYGFMSFIMAVLHDRFTQRGESKERTITNILHLAELIKVAENKYKHPNQLIKWYRQQIKVAATAEGELRLESDDNLIKIITIHGSKGLEYPVVFVPFASSFNSKKIQTQKINKYYDSKLGQIVYKIGECDIAKNLIEKETVEELMRLLYVAVTRAEHRCYIGGSKYKGCENSPLAQFLKYKKDDDWLDKVQKITANPVNQSMFIDISSCHKPSKQRSLSTSTPLSNHVVEVPCYDELKSKNITLKNDNWEMLSFSKISKSKSQNIALEKENDESEDENVQELKQSLEYRFTAPKGADLGNILHNALEHTDFSTGPIEETLLQEQIDRYKVVAAEDFENIKRWLEECLEAPIKKISQSRTEKCPQTDLFLDNGSLDNSFCLKDIPNTKTLKEAEFYFPITNKKLFKTNIISFLENYRNLPVNYSEFDNQKVFGMLHGFIDLIFEYDGKYYVADYKSNYLGDKLENYNQQSMQEKNRSSFYDLQYLIYSVALDKYLQQNIADYDFEQHFGGVYYFYLRGMKNGFGVYSARPSLEIISKLSKLFDGGKANV